The genomic segment GTGCGATTGCGGGACGGGTTGACGTCCGATTACGTGGGTGTCCTGAACCGGTTGCAGGCATGGGAGTACGCGGTTCCTGGCTTATCAAGGTTGGTGCGGTATGTGCCTAAGGCGGTGAGTGATTTGCGTGACCGTGTCCTACGGGAGGCCTTGGACCTCGTAGCGTCTGACGGTCTTCTTTCGGGGTGGTTTTCTTCCCTCACGGCGTTACCAGGCTTTGGCCCTGTGATTGCGCTAAAGGTGATGGCCTACTCTGGGGACTTGAGGCGCTTTCATTCGGCCCGTGCGTATGCGGCGTACACGGGTTTGACTCCGCGTGTGGTCCAGTCTGGTGAGGCTCGGGAAAAAGCCCATATCTCTAGGGTTGGGCCTTCACGTCTTCGTGGTGCGTTTTACATGGCCGCGCTGGGCGCCTATAGGTCCTCACCTGACCACAGGGCCTTTGTGGATGCACTAGTGGCTCGGGGTAAGGGTAGGAAGGTGGCACTTGTGGCCCTAGCAAACCGCTTGGCGCGTGCAGCCTGGGCCGTTTGTGTTGGTGCGGGTTAGCGGTGCGGGGGGTATGGGATGGGTGGAGTACTTGACAGGAAGGGGGTTAGTGTCTAAGGCATGGAGCTCTATCCCACGCAGGATGGGTTTTTGGGAGAGATCGCTAAGGGCTTCACCTTCGCCCAGGTGGCCAGGCTGGCCGCGGGGTTTGGGGAGCGGGCCAGGGCGGAGGGGATAGACCAGGTGGTGGTGACCCACGACACCCGTTTCCTGGCCAAGGAGATGGCGGAGGAAGCGGCAGGGGTGCTGGCGGGCCTTGGCTTGGAGACGTATCTCCTAAAGGGCCCTTCCCCTTTGCCTCTTTTCGGCTTCGCCCTAAAGGAGATGGAGGCGGCTGGGTTCTACCTCA from the Thermus albus genome contains:
- a CDS encoding IS110 family transposase — its product is MFVGVDVAARWLDVALGPSGEVLRVANPAGIPDVLRRLPSGAHVGLEATGTYYRPLAYALARAGFRVYVLNPAAVKAYSRSLLRRAKTDKADARLIARFLSERYQDLTVYQPSDDVLTVLGVLVRLRDGLTSDYVGVLNRLQAWEYAVPGLSRLVRYVPKAVSDLRDRVLREALDLVASDGLLSGWFSSLTALPGFGPVIALKVMAYSGDLRRFHSARAYAAYTGLTPRVVQSGEAREKAHISRVGPSRLRGAFYMAALGAYRSSPDHRAFVDALVARGKGRKVALVALANRLARAAWAVCVGAG